The sequence below is a genomic window from Agrobacterium tumefaciens.
GGCTTGCGCGAAAATGTTCGCGTCCGAAATGGTCGGTCGTGTTGCCGATCGAGCCGTACAGATTTTCGGCGGCGCGGGCTACATGGCGGAATATCCCGTGGAACGTTTTTATCGCGACGTACGGCTTTTCCGCATCTTTGAAGGCACCACCCAGATCCAGCAACTCGTCATCGCGCGCGAACTGCTCAAGGCTGCGGACTGAAGAAGGACATAGTGAGGATCCCATGGCCGTCGAATTGACACAACAGGAAGAGTTTGCGGTTCTCACACTCAACCGCCCGGACGCGCTGAACGCGCTGAACGCCCAGACGATCGGCGAGATATCGGATGCTATCGACGCGGTCGAGCGGATGGATGTGCGTGCGCTCATCATTACGGGAGCGGGTGAAAAGGCCTTCTGCGCGGGCGCTGACGTCAAGGAGATGGTCGGTATCGATCTCATCTCGAAGAAGCGCAAGGCCGAGCGCGGCCAGTCGACTTTTGCCAAGCTTGACCAACTGCGTGTTCCCTCGGTTGCGCTGATCAACGGTTATGCCTTCGGCGGTGGCCTCGAACTCGCGCTCGCCTCCACCTTCCGGCTGGCGACGCCGCGCGCAGCCGTTGCACTTCCGGAAATCAAGCTCGGCCTGATGCCCGGCTACGGCGGCACGCAGCGTCTACCGCGCATCGTCGGCGAGGCGAGAGCGTTGGAGATGATCATGACCGGGCGAACCGTTCGCGCGGAAGAGGCGCAGGCCATCGGTCTCATCCATCGTCTCGTCAGCGAGGACAACCGCCTGGCGGAAGCCTTTGCCTTCGCCCGTGAGTTTTCCAAATTCAGCCTGGTTGCCCTCGGTTATGCGCGGGAGGCCGTCCAGCGTGCTCTGTCGACCACATTGCAAGACGGGTTGAAGATCGAAGCCGAGATCTCAACCCTCGCCTTCCAGTCAAAGGACGCGCAGGAAGGCATCACCGCCTTCATCGAAAAACGGACGCCAAACTTCGGCGGTTCGTGAAGGCTGATCGTGAATGAGGGTTACCGCATGCCTCCTTTAACAGATTTTCTCGTTATTGATTTCTCGACGCTCCTTCCCGGGCCGCTCGCGAGCCCGAGGCGGGCTGAGGTGGGCGCGCAGGTGATCAAGATCGAACGTCCGGACGACGGCGACGCGATGCGCACTTACAAGCCCATTGTCGACGGCGAAAGCCTGCTGTTCGCCATGCTCAACCGCGGCAAGCAGTCAATGGCGGTCGATTTGAAATCGCCTGCCGACATGGGGGTACTCTGGCCGCTGATTGAAAAGGCGGACGCACTGATTGAGGAGTTCCGGCCGGGGGGCATGGACCGCCTTGGCCTCGGATACGATGTGTTGGCAAAGCGCAACCCGCGGCTGATCTATTGCTCGATCACCGGCTGGGACCAGACTGGTCCAAAGGCAGGTAAGGGCAACCGTGATCTGAACTTCGTCGCCGAGGCGGGACTGTTGGGTCTTTTCGCCGGTAATTATGGCGTGCCGGCTCTACCGGTGTTCCTCGCGGGAGACATTGCAGGTGGCGCGCCGCCGGTGGTGATCAACATCTTGCTCGCGCTTCGTCAGCGCGACGGCACAGGCCATGGCATGTATATCGATGGCGCGATGACGGAACAGGGGATCGCGACGATCATCGAGCGGGTCTAACAACATCAACTCTCGGGGGAGGACCATGGAGAGAAACGAAGCCGGCGTAAAGCCGGGAGGAGTAGACGATCATATTCTGCAAACACGCGGACTGACGATGGAGTTTCACGGCTTCGTCGCCGTGCGCAACGTCGATCTGAACGTGAGGCGCCACACTATACATGCGCTTATAGGGCCGAACGGGGCGGGCAAGACAACCTGTTTCAATCTCTTGACGAAGTTCCTCACCCCGACGGGTGGTTCGATCGTTTTCAATGGTCGGGACGTCACGAGAACCGGACCCGCGGCGATGGCCCGGCTCGGAATGGTCAGGTCCTTCCAAATCTCCTCGATCTTCCCCCATCTGACGGTGATTGAGAACGTTCGCATGGCGCTTCAACGCAAGCTCGGCACCTCGTTCCACTTCTGGAAGCCGAAGCGTTCGCTTTACCCGCTTCACGCTAGGGCGGACGAGCTCATCGAATGGGTCGGCCTCGAGACCTATCGAGATACGCTTGCCGGCGACCTCTCCTATGGGCGCAAACGTGTTCTCGAACTCGCGACCACGCTCGCACTCGATCCGGAGTTGCTGCTTCTCGACGAACCGATGGCGGGGCTCGGCCACGAGGACATCGGTCGTGTCGCCGAATTGGTGCGGCGTGTATCCGAAGGCCGCACCGTGCTGATGGTCGAGCACAATCTGGATGTGGTTTCCGACCTTTCCGACACCATCACCGTGCTGACGCGAGGCAGCATTCTCGCAGAGGGCGACTACGCCTCTGTTTCCCAAAACCCGGCGGTCCGGGAAGCTTATATCGGAGGCGTCCATGCTTGACACCCATCGCGAAAAACGCCTGCGCATCGAGGGACTGAACGCTTTCTACGGAGACAGCCATGTACTGCATGGCATCGATCTGCATGTCGAGCGCGGTGAACTCGTTACGCTTCTCGGACGCAACGGCGCCGGAAAGACCACCACATTGCGCGCCATCATGGGCCTCGTCGAGCGGCGCGGTGACATCCGCTTCGACGGCGCTGATCTGTCCCGGCTTCCTCCGCATAAGATTGCCCGCTTCGGTATCGGCTACGTGCCGGAAGAACGCGGCATCTTTTCAAGCCTCGACGTCACGGAAAACCTTCTGCTTCCGCCCACGATCAAGCCGGGCGGCATGACCATCGAAGAGATCTACACGCTGTTTCCCAATCTTAAGGAGCGGGCGGGAAGCCAGGGCACGAAACTCTCTGGGGGCGAACAGCAGATGCTTGCGATGGCGCGTATCCTGCGTACTGGCGCCGATTTCCTGTTGTTGGACGAGGTTACGGAGGGTTTGGCGCCGGTCATCATCGAGCAGATCGGCATCGCGATCGGGCTTCTCAAGGAGCGGGGCTTCACGATCCTGCTGGTGGAGCAGAACTTCCCCTTTGCCAGTCGCATCGCCGACCGCCATTACGTAGTCGAGAACGGACGCGTGGTCGACATGGTGGCGAAGGACGACCTCAATGATCCGGGTGTGGCAGAACGCCTGCACTCGTTTCTCGGCGTTTAGGAGGCGAGCATGACGACTATCCTTGGCATTCCCATGCAGGCGCTGCTCGGCCAGATCCTGATCGGGCTCATCAACGGCGCCTTCTATGCACTCCTAAGTCTCGGTCTTGCGATCATCTTCGGCCTGCTCAATATCATCAACTTCGCGCATGGCGCGCTCTACATGCTCGGCGCCTTCGCCGCGTGGCTCCTGCTCAACTATCTCGGCGTCAACTATTGGGGTGCGCTAATCCTTTCTCCGTTTATCGTGGGCGTGCTCGCGGTCGCCATGGAGCGCTATATGCTCCGCCGCATTTACAAGCTGGACCATATCTATGGCCTTCTTCTTACCTTCGGCACCGCTCTTCTGATCGAAGGCGTTTTCCGGAACCAGTTTGGCGTGTCGGGGCTTGCCTACCCGATCCCCGCGCAGCTTCAGGGCGTTCAGAACCTTGGCTTCATCTTTCTCCCGAACTATCGGGCCTGGGTGCTGGTCGCCTCTCTCTTCATATGTTTCGCGACCTGGTTCCTGATCGAAAAAACGCGATTAGGCTCCTATCTGCGCGCCGCGACAGAGAACCCGAAGCTCGTGCAAGCTTTCGGCATCAACGTGCCGTTGATGATCACACTCACCTATGCGTTTGGGGTTGCACTGGCGGCGCTTGCCGGCGTAATGGCTGCCCCCATCTATCAGGTAAGCCCTGTCATGGGCTCCAACATCATTATTGTTGTGTTCGCCGTCGTCGTCATTGGCGGCATGGGCTCGATTCTCGGTGCCATCGTCTCAGGCTTTGGTCTCGGACTCATCGAGGGATTAACGAAGGTCTTTTACCCTGAAGCGTCCAGCACCGTCATCTTTGTCGTCATGGCCATCGTGCTGCTCGTGAAACCCACTGGTCTGTTCGGGAGGGCCGTATGAACACCACCAAGACGCGTCCCTTGTCACGGCACAGTGGCCGCCTTTCTCGCCGGATCGCGATTTTCATCCTCGCGGCGGCCGTGCTTGCCATTGCGCCGTACGTCGTCTATCCGGTCTTCTTGATGAAAGCCTTGTGCTTTGCACTCTTCGCCTGTGCGTTCAATCTTCTGATCGGCTATGGCGGGCTCTTGTCCTTCGGACATGCTGCCTTCTTCGGCTCCGCAGCCTATCTCTGTGGTTACGCGGCGCGGGACCTGGGTCTTACCCCGGAACTCAGTGTCCTCGTCGGGACTGTGGGTGCCGGACTGCTGGGCTACGTGATCGGTGCGATCGCTATCCGTCGCCATGGCATCTACTTCGCCATGGTCACGCTGGCGCTGGCGCAGATGGTCTACTTCTTCGCGGTACAGGCCCCGCTCACCGGTGGGGAGAATGGCATGCAGGGAATTCCCCGCGGGTTTCTGTTTGGCATCATCGATCTCAACAACACGATGGCGATGTATGCCTTCGTTGTTGCGGTTTTCCTGGTCGGCCTTGCTGTTCTGCACCGTGCGGTCGAATCACCGTTCGGCCAGACCCTGAAGGCCATTCGCGACAACGAGAACCGTGCGATCTCCCTGGGCTACGATTCTAATCGCTACAAGCATCTTGCCTTCGTGTTGTCAGCTGCGATCGCTGGCCTCGCAGGCGCGACCAAGGCACTGGTGTTCCAGCTCGCATCGCTGACGGACGTCCACTGGACGATGTCCGGTGAGGTGGTGCTGATGACGCTGATCGGCGGTCTCGGCACGACGCTGGGTCCCGTAGTCGGGGCCATCATCATCGTCGCGATGCAGACCTATCTCGCCGAGAGCGGCTCGTGGGTCACGGCCATTCAGGGTGCGACGTTCATCGTCTGTGTCCTGATGTTCAGGGAGGGAATTGTCGGCGCCGTCTGGAAGCTGCGAGCGAACGAGCGTTTGCCGGAGCCTCGAGAATAACAGTCAGACGCGGAGGCTCATCGTCTCCGCAAGGTACAGGAAGGAAAAAGCAGGTGAAGCCGCTCGTCGCTGTTAAGCGCGTCGTCGACTACAACGTGAAGATCCGTGTCAAATCGGACGGCACGGGTGTGGAGCTTACGAACGTGAAGATGTCGATGAACCCGTTCGACGAGATTTCCGTCGAGGAGGCTCTGCGTCTGAAGGACGCGGGCAAGGCGAAAGATGTGCAGTTCGTCATCAACGCCCAGAACTGCGTTTCACTGCAAGACCTGCGACATCAAATATCCCAACCAGAATATCAACTGGGCACCGCCCCAGGGCGGTGAAGGCCTCGTTTATGTGAGCATGTAGGAGGCGATGAGCATAACGCTTTATCTGGAAGAGCTCTTCGTTCACGTCCGGCTTCAAGGTCGGAAATAGTCGCAGAAATTGATTGGAGACAAGGATGCATATCGTAATGCTCGGACCACCCGGCGCTGGCAAGGGAACACAGTCGTCCCGGCTGGCACTCGCCTTCAGAATTCCCCATCTCTCGACCGGCGATATCCTGCGCGCTGCCATACGCGATGCGACGCCTCTGGGTCTTCAGGCAAAGGCTGCCGTCGATAGCGGCGCTTTGGTCGACGATGCCACCATCACTGGCTGCGTCAAGGAGAGGCTCGCAAAGCCCGATGTGCAAGGTGGCTTTATCCTCGACGGTTTTCCCCGGACGATCGAGCAGGCTCTCACACTCGATGTCATCCTCAAGGAAGCCGGTGTGAAAGTGGATATCGCCTTCGAGCTCGTCGTCGACATCGAGCACCTTCGGCAGCGTATTGCAAAGAGGGCCACCGATGCCGCAGCCGCCAAACAAGAAATCCGTTCCGATGACAACGAAAATGCGCTGCGAAAGCGGGTCGAAGCCTATCTCGCGCACGGCGCGCCCTTGTCGGAGTTTTATCGCAGCCAAGCCAAATTGGTTGAGATCGATGGACTGACGGATGTGGAGACTGTGACGTCGAAGCTCACACTTGCGATTGAGTCCGTCTTTTCCGGGAGACTCCCGTCAGCATAGGAGCAGGGCGGACATTGATCAGCAAATCTATATCCCCAGCGATGGCGGTGTCGGTGCCGACTGGCAAGGTAAAGCCCGGAGCGAAAATAAATCATGCCTAGCGGGAACAGATCTTCACATCTTGCAAGATTGGAAATTCCAAACAACTGGAGAACGATATGACAGAGCTGGTTTTGCTGACAAAGCACGGGGGTTGGAGCCGGGTCACACTCAATAGGCCCGACCGTCTGAACGCCCTTAACGAGCCAATGCTGCAGCAACTGACCACCGTTATTGAGGCTCTGTCGGCAGACGTCTCGTGTCGTGCCGTGTTGATCACCGGCGCGGGCCGTGGGTTTTGTGCTGGGCAGGATCTCGCCGACTGTATGCCTGGTTCGGGTGCACCAACCCTCGACCTCGCGGACATCATGGAGCGGCTTTATAATCCACTGGTGTTGCTGCTCCGTTCGATGCCGAAACCGGTCATTTGCGCGGTCAACGGCGTTGCCGCCGGCGGGGGCGCCAATCTCGCACTCGCCTGCGACATCGTCCTTGCCGGGCACTCCGCGAAGTTCATCCAGGCTTTCGCCAAGATCGCGCTCATCCCTGATTGCGGTGGCACCTGGCTTCTTCCGCGGCTGATCGGCGATGCCCGCGCCCGCGCGCTCGCGCTCCTCGCGAAGCCGGTTGAGGCGCAGCAAGCTGAAAACTGGGGGATGATCTGGCGTGCTGTTCCGGATGCGGATCTCATGTCGGAAGCAGTCGCACTTGCCGAATATCTTGCCGAGCAACCAACCGAAACGTTCGGCCTGCTCAAGAAGGCCCTCGCCGCATCGGCGACGAACGACCTGACTGCTCAGCTTAACCTTGAGAGAGATCTCCAGGGCAAGGCTGCGAAGACGCCGGATTTTGCCGAGGGACTGAATGCCTTCTTCGAGAAGCGCACCCCTAGCTTTTCAGGGGGCACGGATTGAGTGCCGGACTGACCAAAGGATTTGACCCAAAAGAGCCCAAGGGTGATGCGTATGGGTCCGCATCATGAGTGGGCAAGCAAAGAAGATGGGAGGTATCAGGATGGTTTGCACCGGGCGAAATTGGTTTTGGCGCGCCGTTCCAAGTTCCATAAATATGCTTATGCAATTTTGGTATGTAGCCGCAAAGTTAAAGTGTCCTGTTTCCGCAAAGTTGGAATGTCACACTCCCCGGATCTGAATGATACCGGGGAGATTGCGGATGGGATTGATCACGATGAGCGAGCGCGATTTGCAGCGGATCGAGGTTTTGTCGAAAGTCGTTGATGGCCGCATGACTATCGTCGCAGCGGCGCATGTGCTGGCAATCAGCGACCGGCATGTTCAGAGACTGATTGGTCGTATTGAGGCTACCGGCGCTGCCTCGATCAGACACAAGGCAATTGGTCGCCCGTCGAACAATAAAATCGCCACCGGCGTCCGCGATTACGTTTTGATTCTGGTGCGCGAACGCTACCTTGATTTCGGGCCAACGCTGGCGGCCGAGAAGCTTCAGGAAGAGCATGGCGTCACAGTCTCGCGTGAGACGCTGCGTAAGTGGATGCAGGATGCTGGCATCTGGCTTTCGAGAAAACAGCGGCGGGCGTTTCATCAGCCGCGGTTGCGGCGCGAGGCTTATGGTGAACTGGTGCAGATCGACGGCTCCGAGCACCGCTGGTTTGAGAACCGTGGCCCTGCGTGCTCTCTGCTGGTCTTCGTCGACGATGCGACCGGAAAGCTGATGCAGCTGCGGTTTGTTCGATCGGAGAGCGCTTTTACCTATTTCGAGGCGCTTTCGCTTTACCTTGAAGAGCATGGCGCACCTATCGCCTTTTACTCCGACAAACATTCCGTTTTTCGTGTCGCCCGGAAAGACGCCAAGGGCGGGCAAGGCATGACGCAGTTTGGTCGCGCGCTATCGGAGCTGCACATCGAGATTCTTTGCGCCAATTCCAGCCAGGCCAAGGGACGCGTCGAGCGTATGAACAGGACATTGCAGGATCGGCTGGTCAAGGAATTGAGGCTTGCCAATATCAGTGACATGGAGACCGGCAATGCGTTTCTGCCAGCCTTCATCGAGCGATACAATGACCGCTTTGCGGTGACCCCTACCCGCCCCGACAACCTCCATCGGCCTGTCAATCTGGCGCCAAGCAGGCTGAATGACGTGCTTTGCAAACGCGAGCAAAGACACGTCGGCGCACAGCTTTCATTCTCCTATGAGCGCAAACGCATCATGCTTGAGGAGAACGACGTCACGCGCGGCCTGGTTGGAAAGTATGTCGAGACATTCGCTTACGTTGATGGTCGACTGGATATTCGATGGAAAGGTCACTCGTTGCCTTACAAGATCTTCGACAAGGACCAGCGCGTGACCCATGCGGCTGTGGTCGAGAACAAGCGTCTCGGCGAAGTACTCGCCTACATCAAAGAGAAGCAAGATCAAGACCACGCACCTGCGCCAAAGACCAACAGTGAGAAAATCGGCTACAAGCCGAGAGGCCGCAAACCCGGTCCGCGCACGGATTTCATGAATGATCCGGACGTCATTGCGAGACGGCAAAAGGCTCTTGCTCAAATGGATGCGGCTGAGTGAAGGCCGCACCCACTTCTGCCGTGTAAACAACTGGCTTTTCAGTAAAAATGGACTTTCGACAGATCGACTTCATATGGATCTGTCCGGATTGGGCTTCCATCTTCCTTGTAAACTTCAAGCTCGGAGATTCTGCCATTGGTTACGTGCAGCGCCAATCGCACAAGTCTGGCGATGCGAACGATACTTTTCTGGTTTGGAGCTTCATCGTCGTAAAAGCTCTCGATGGGTATATGGTCGTTTGGTCTAGGCGAAGGGGCGTCGCTGTCCTTCACGATCGCCAACGGCCCTTGACTGCGAAGCTTTAGGCTCCCGGTAGGGCTGATGCGCATCACTTCCACGGAGCTCATCTGCTCCAGGATTTCCGCTTTCCCTTGAAAGTCACCTCGCAGCAGATGCATTAGGAGCGCGCGTTCGCGATGGTCGATCTCTCTCCAGTTCTCAAGCCCATCTATCATGCCCTTCCCTCTCATCTGGCGAAGCCAAGGTGAATCTGATTGTAGCTTATGGCGCTGTCAACGGCTGACCATGCCCCGACGAAAAGTGCTTTGGAGTAAGAAAGCTAAAGCCGAAGGGTGTGTTCAATCACCCGCCCCCTCCCTACCCTTGCAACCCGGCCCAGCCGGTCCGGTCGGGGGCTGATTGTTTGAGCCAGTGTCGCATTTCTAACTGGCTGGCAGAGCGACAGATGACATTTTAACTTTGCACGATTCGCGACATTTCAACCTTGCCGCCACATGGTATGTAGCCGGGGTGGGTTCAAGCTTGAAGTGCGACTTGCGAATGATACCAATGGGTTATCAGTCACAAGGAAGATGCAATGGAACGCTCCTACTCCCACATCGATCTCGATGAACGTCGGAAAATCGCCCGCTGGCGAACGGCCGGGCTGAGTGTTGGTGCGATCGCAGAGCAGCTCGGCCGGCATCGCTCGACGATCTTTCGTGAGATCAAACGCAACACTTTTGTCGACAAGGTGGTGCCGGATCTAACCGGCTATTACTGCGTGACTGCGCACGACATGTCGTGTGAACGACGTGCGAAACTCCGCAAGCTAGTGCGCTTCTCACATGTGCGGCAATCGGTCATCGACCGGATCATTCATGGCTGGTCGCCACAGCAGATCGCTGGTCGGATGCGTCTGGAACGGCATCCAATCTCGGTCAGTCACGAAACGATCTACAAGTTCGCATATTCGTCCGACGGCCAAGCGATCAAGCTTTGGCGACACCTGCCTGAGCATCGAGCTCGACGACGTCCGCGACATGCACGACGCAAGCATGGCCAAAGGTTTAGCCCGGAGCTCAACATTCTACGCCGCCCCGATGCTGTTGCTGGTCGAAAGCAGTTCGGGCATTGGGAATGCGATCTCATTCAGTTCCGCAAGAAGTTCGGAAAAGCCAATGTGACATCGCTTGTCGAGCGCGTGAGCCGTTTCGCCATCTTCCTGCGCAACAACGATCGGCAGTCCCGGCCAGTTATGAATGGCCTTGTCCAAGCACTCCAGGCCCTGCCCCATCTCGCCCGCCGTTCGATCACCTTCGATCGGGGCACGGAGTTCACAGACTGGCCTTATCTGCAGGCGAGTATCGGCACCCAGACCTGGTTCTGCGACCCGCAATCGCCGTGGCAAAAAGGAACCGTTGAAAACACCAACAAGCGTGTTCGCCGATATTTGCCCGCAGAGACGATCGTGCTTGAGGTTACCAACCAAGAAATTCGCTCCCTGTGTGATCGACTAAATAACACGCCACGCAAATGCCTGGGGTTTCAGACGCCAAAAGAGATGTTCAGCCGACATATATTGGCACTTGAACGGAACGGGGTGTAGATTTCCGACCAACGTTGCATTCAATCTGGAACCAACATGTAAAGCCGACAACGAAGCCAGCCATTGCTGCCGATTACAAGCCCGAGAACGAGCCGGATCAGTGGGTCGGCTTCGGTCGTACTCCTGCTGGTGAACAGTTTGCGCCATACAGCCAGATTAACGCTGAAAACGTCAAGAATCTTGAGGTTGCATGGACCTTCCACACAGGTGACATCACCGGAAACGGCAGTGAAAACCAGAACACGCCGCTACAGATCGGCAATATTCTTTATCCCTGCACACCGACCAACCAAGTCTTTGCCGTGCGTGGCGACACGGGCGAAAAGCTTTGGCATTTTGACCCAGGGGTGAAGCCTGACGCGACCGCGCACTGGATGCCGGTCGCTCGCGTATTACGAAATTCCAAGTCTTGCCGACGATGCGCCAGGCAAGAAGCGTCTCTATGTAACGACAGGTGACATGCGTTTGATCGCCCTTGACGCTGCGAGCGGCAAGCCGGTCGAAACTTTCGGCGAAAAAGGCACCGTATTTCTCGCAGCCGGCATGGGGGCAGTCATTCCCGGCTTCTATAATCCAACGTCTGGCCCGCTTTTGGCTGGCGAAAACCTCATCATCGGCGGTTGGGTGATGGACAACCAGTCAGCTGACGAGCCCTCGGGCGTCGTGCGCGCGTTCAACGCAATCACCGGTCGGTTTGTTTGGGCATGGGACGTCGGCCGACCAGGTCAGCCCAACCCGCCAGCTGAGGGTAAGAGTTATACGCGTAGCACGCCGAACATGTGGGCGACACCAAGCTATGACCCAAATCTCAACATGGTCTATCTGCCGACCGGGAACGGTACGCCAGATCTTTTCGGCGGTCAGCGCTCGGCGCAAACCGATCGTGTCGGATCGTCTGTCGTCGCTGTCGATGCGACGACAGGCGAAGAACGCTGGACCTTCCAGCTTGTCCACCACGATGTCTGGGACCTCGACCTACCGTCCAAGCCGGTTCTCTATGAAATGCCGGACGGTAAAGGTGGAAGGACCCCGGCTCTCATTCAGGCAGGCAAGAATGGGGAGATCTACGTCCTTGATCGCCGCACTGGAAAACCGATCACTGCGGTGGAGGAACGTCCGGTACCAACAAACGGCGTGCCCGGTGAAAGGCTTTCGCCGACTCAGCCTTACTCGGTCGGGATGCCATCCTTCCGCGACGACGTGCTAACAGAACGGACCATGTGGGGTATCACACCCATCAACCAGCTGAATTGCCGCATTCAGTTTAAGGATCTGTACTACGTCGGCGACTACACGCCCCCGCAGATGCAGTGGTATCTTCAGAACCCGTCCTGGTACGGTACGACCAACTGGGGCGGACAGGCGATCGACAAAAGCCGTGACATCATGATCGTAAACGACATGCGTGTCGCGATGAAAGGTCGCCTGCTGAGCCGTGAGGACGAAATCGCTCGCACCAAGGCATCGGGCAAGGCATCGCACAGCACAGGAGGCGTCGTCCCTATGAAGGAAACACCGTATGGTGCTGAACGTGGAATCGTTCAGTCCTTCCTCGGAGTACCCTGCACCACGCCGCCGTTCGGCACGATGGCTGCCGCCGACATGAATACTCAGAAGGTCCTGTGGCATCGTTCGATGGGTACGCCGGAACAGTTTGGTCCGCTCGGAATCAAGACGCATCTTCCCATCGAGCTCGGCATGCCGACACTTGGCGGTGCTACTCCGACGGCGTCAGGCTTGGTGTTCTTCTCTGCAACTTCGGATTACTATCTGCGAGCCGTCGATGTCGCGACCGGCGAAGTCATTTGGAAAAGCCCGCTGCCTGTCGGTGCAGGATCGACGCCCCTCGTATTCATGTCGCCGGAAGATGGACGGCAATACGTGGTCGTGACCGCCAACGGTGCACGTTCGGCTCCGGATTTCGGGGATTATATTATTGCTTTTGCATTGCCCAAGGAGTTCGCTGCAAGCGGCAGCAAGGCTCCCTGAGCGCTGTAGAGGCCGAAATCACGTTGAGATCGGTGGGCAACTGCCTGCCGGTCTTTTTTGTTTCGGCGCATTCCACGGCTGAGCAAGAGCAGTCTCCGGGCCTAACTCAGATCAACACCGCGATGGATCAGAGGACGATACGGAATGCCGTAATCCTAGAAGAGATGAATGCTGCCGGATCCGAGTTGGCTAATGAGTGAGTCGACCTTGATAGCTCTCCCGCCAGGTTCAACCTTCAAGCGGGTTCCCAAAAGCAGGAAATCGCGCATGCGTCATTTTGGCCAAGGACGCAGGTGGCTTAGCATAATCGGCCTCAGGAAGAGCGTGGACTTTATACATCCCCTTTCGTGCGCTCGCCCCTCTATCAAGTCCCGAGACTACCGCGACGACCTTCATTGGCCAGTGCTTCAACAACGTGTCGCACTCTCGGTAGCAAGTGTCTGGTTGAAGGCCAGATTGCTGAGATTTCGATTTTCGCGCCTGTAAATTCATCGAGAACACTATTCAGACGACCGGTCCTGATGTGATCATCAACCAGCGAGCTTGGCATCTGTATAAGTCCTAGGCCTGCGACTGCAGCATCGACAATTGCCGCGCCATCGCCGATTTCGTGTGTTGCGGGGGGAGTGATACGGTACACTGACCCGTCGGCACTTCTCACGCGCCAAGCATTCGGGATGTCTCGACGGAAACCTACAATGCAATCGTGTTGTTGTATATCCTCAACGGAGACGGGTGTTCCACGGGTTTTGAGGTAGTTCGGCGACGCGACGATCATTGCCCGCTGCTCGGCCAGTTTGCGGGTTATCAATCCGTTTGTGTCTTTGGTCTCGCCGAACCTGATGGC
It includes:
- a CDS encoding CoA transferase, yielding MNEGYRMPPLTDFLVIDFSTLLPGPLASPRRAEVGAQVIKIERPDDGDAMRTYKPIVDGESLLFAMLNRGKQSMAVDLKSPADMGVLWPLIEKADALIEEFRPGGMDRLGLGYDVLAKRNPRLIYCSITGWDQTGPKAGKGNRDLNFVAEAGLLGLFAGNYGVPALPVFLAGDIAGGAPPVVINILLALRQRDGTGHGMYIDGAMTEQGIATIIERV
- a CDS encoding adenylate kinase, whose protein sequence is MHIVMLGPPGAGKGTQSSRLALAFRIPHLSTGDILRAAIRDATPLGLQAKAAVDSGALVDDATITGCVKERLAKPDVQGGFILDGFPRTIEQALTLDVILKEAGVKVDIAFELVVDIEHLRQRIAKRATDAAAAKQEIRSDDNENALRKRVEAYLAHGAPLSEFYRSQAKLVEIDGLTDVETVTSKLTLAIESVFSGRLPSA
- a CDS encoding ABC transporter ATP-binding protein — encoded protein: MLDTHREKRLRIEGLNAFYGDSHVLHGIDLHVERGELVTLLGRNGAGKTTTLRAIMGLVERRGDIRFDGADLSRLPPHKIARFGIGYVPEERGIFSSLDVTENLLLPPTIKPGGMTIEEIYTLFPNLKERAGSQGTKLSGGEQQMLAMARILRTGADFLLLDEVTEGLAPVIIEQIGIAIGLLKERGFTILLVEQNFPFASRIADRHYVVENGRVVDMVAKDDLNDPGVAERLHSFLGV
- a CDS encoding enoyl-CoA hydratase/isomerase family protein, which produces MAVELTQQEEFAVLTLNRPDALNALNAQTIGEISDAIDAVERMDVRALIITGAGEKAFCAGADVKEMVGIDLISKKRKAERGQSTFAKLDQLRVPSVALINGYAFGGGLELALASTFRLATPRAAVALPEIKLGLMPGYGGTQRLPRIVGEARALEMIMTGRTVRAEEAQAIGLIHRLVSEDNRLAEAFAFAREFSKFSLVALGYAREAVQRALSTTLQDGLKIEAEISTLAFQSKDAQEGITAFIEKRTPNFGGS
- the paaG gene encoding 2-(1,2-epoxy-1,2-dihydrophenyl)acetyl-CoA isomerase PaaG, coding for MTELVLLTKHGGWSRVTLNRPDRLNALNEPMLQQLTTVIEALSADVSCRAVLITGAGRGFCAGQDLADCMPGSGAPTLDLADIMERLYNPLVLLLRSMPKPVICAVNGVAAGGGANLALACDIVLAGHSAKFIQAFAKIALIPDCGGTWLLPRLIGDARARALALLAKPVEAQQAENWGMIWRAVPDADLMSEAVALAEYLAEQPTETFGLLKKALAASATNDLTAQLNLERDLQGKAAKTPDFAEGLNAFFEKRTPSFSGGTD
- a CDS encoding ABC transporter ATP-binding protein, producing the protein MERNEAGVKPGGVDDHILQTRGLTMEFHGFVAVRNVDLNVRRHTIHALIGPNGAGKTTCFNLLTKFLTPTGGSIVFNGRDVTRTGPAAMARLGMVRSFQISSIFPHLTVIENVRMALQRKLGTSFHFWKPKRSLYPLHARADELIEWVGLETYRDTLAGDLSYGRKRVLELATTLALDPELLLLDEPMAGLGHEDIGRVAELVRRVSEGRTVLMVEHNLDVVSDLSDTITVLTRGSILAEGDYASVSQNPAVREAYIGGVHA
- a CDS encoding branched-chain amino acid ABC transporter permease codes for the protein MNTTKTRPLSRHSGRLSRRIAIFILAAAVLAIAPYVVYPVFLMKALCFALFACAFNLLIGYGGLLSFGHAAFFGSAAYLCGYAARDLGLTPELSVLVGTVGAGLLGYVIGAIAIRRHGIYFAMVTLALAQMVYFFAVQAPLTGGENGMQGIPRGFLFGIIDLNNTMAMYAFVVAVFLVGLAVLHRAVESPFGQTLKAIRDNENRAISLGYDSNRYKHLAFVLSAAIAGLAGATKALVFQLASLTDVHWTMSGEVVLMTLIGGLGTTLGPVVGAIIIVAMQTYLAESGSWVTAIQGATFIVCVLMFREGIVGAVWKLRANERLPEPRE
- a CDS encoding branched-chain amino acid ABC transporter permease; this translates as MTTILGIPMQALLGQILIGLINGAFYALLSLGLAIIFGLLNIINFAHGALYMLGAFAAWLLLNYLGVNYWGALILSPFIVGVLAVAMERYMLRRIYKLDHIYGLLLTFGTALLIEGVFRNQFGVSGLAYPIPAQLQGVQNLGFIFLPNYRAWVLVASLFICFATWFLIEKTRLGSYLRAATENPKLVQAFGINVPLMITLTYAFGVALAALAGVMAAPIYQVSPVMGSNIIIVVFAVVVIGGMGSILGAIVSGFGLGLIEGLTKVFYPEASSTVIFVVMAIVLLVKPTGLFGRAV